From Peromyscus maniculatus bairdii isolate BWxNUB_F1_BW_parent chromosome 8, HU_Pman_BW_mat_3.1, whole genome shotgun sequence, a single genomic window includes:
- the Afmid gene encoding kynurenine formamidase has protein sequence MAASAHPASETPWKTLSAEELEKQYSPSRWVIRMKAEEVVSTFVQTGIQATRKARATRRNQLDVPYGDGEGEKMDIYFPDEDSKAFPLFLFVHGGYWQNGSKDDSAFMVNPLTAQGVVVVIVDYDIAPKGTLDRMVDQVIRSVAFLQRRYPSNEGIYLCGHSAGAHLAAMVLLASWTEHGITPNLQGFLLVSGIYDLEPIISTSQNAPLHMTLEDAQRNSPQRCLEMAPARPVGPACSVLVVVGQHDSPEFHRQSREFYETLRRVGWKASFQQLRGVDHFDIIENLTREDDVLTQIILKTIFLAL, from the exons ATGGCTGCCTCTGCGCATCCCGCGAGCGAGACGCCCTGGAAGACCTTGTCTGCAGAG GAACTGGAGAAGCAGTACTCACCTAGCAGGTGGGTCATCCGGATGAAAGCGGAAGAAGTCGTCAGCACCTTCGTGCAGACAGGAATCCAGG CCACCAGGAAAGCCCGGGCCACCAGGAGAAACCAGCTGGATGTCCCCTATGGAGATGGCGAAGGGGAAAAAATGGACATCTACTTTCCGGATGAGGACTCCAAGG CTTTCCCCCTCTTCCTGTTCGTCCATGGAGGATACTGGCAGAACGGAAG TAAAGATGACTCAGCCTTCATGGTGAACCCACTGACAGCACAGGGGGTGGTCGTGGTGATTGTGGATTACGACATTGCACCCAAAG GCACGCTGGACCGGATGGTGGACCAGGTGATCCGCAGTGTTGCATTTCTGCAGCGGCGGTATCCAAGCAATGA GGGAATCTACCTCTGTGGACACTCTGCAGGAGCTCACCTGGCTGCCATGGTGCTCCTTGCCAGTTGGACCGAGCATGGCATCACACCCAACCTCCAAG GCTTTCTCCTGGTGAGCGGAATCTATGACCTGGAGCCCATCATATCTACCTCCCAGAATGCCCCTCTGCACATGACCCT ggaAGACGCCCAGAGAAACAGCCCACAGCGATGCTTGGAGATGGCCCCAGCGAGGCCTGTGGGTCCAGCCTGTTCTGTGCTGGTGGTTGTGGGTCAGCATGACTCCCCGGAATTCCACCGACAGTCCAGGGAGTTCTATGAG ACACTGCGCCGAGTAGGATGGAAGGCCTCTTTCCAGCAGCTGCGTGGTGTGGATCACTTTGACATCATAGAGAACCTGACCCGAGAGGATGACGTACTCACCCAG ATCATTTTGAAAACAATCTTCCTGGCCCTCTGA